A stretch of the Papaver somniferum cultivar HN1 chromosome 6, ASM357369v1, whole genome shotgun sequence genome encodes the following:
- the LOC113289700 gene encoding subtilisin-like protease SBT1.6 — MATPYRLSKISNILYLVAVVTCLSVLQLPHCFSSHASTSKVYVVYMGSRGTNENPDEILKQTHQMLSLVHGGSFEQAQASHIYSYRHSFRGFAAKLTEDQAQELTRIPGVVSVFPNLKRSLHTTHSWDFMGLDTNEAMEISGYSTKNQENVIIGFIDSGIWPESPSFSDRNMPPVPSTWRGECQAGEEFNSSSCNRKVIGARYYVSGYEAEEENFTRMGKFKSPRDSSGHGSHTASIAAGRYVMNMNFNGLAAGGARGGAPMSRIAVYKSCWDFGCYDVDLLAAFDDAVRDGVHIISLSLGPSSPQGDYFSDAISMGSFHATSRGILVVSSVGNEGSQGSATNLAPWLITVAASSTDRDFTSDVVLGDGSSYKGESLSLFETNASTRIIAASEAYTGYFTPYQSSYCLESSLNSTKARGKVLVCRHAESTSESKLAKSKIVRDAGGSGMILIDEVDKDVAIPFVIPAAIVTSEIGDKILSYINHTRSPTTQIFSPKTVIGTLPAPRVTAFSSKGPNSLTPEILKPDVMAPGLNILAAWSPAIGKLNFNILSGTSMACPHIAGIVALIKAVYPSWSPSAIKSAIMTTATVVDKNRRPLTVDPTGINGTPFDYGAGFVNPTRVLNPGLVYDAQDIDYKAFLCAIGYDDKSLQLITRDTNSICNHQSVMSTAATASDLNYPSITVPNLKDSYSVRRTVTNVGTPMSVYKAVVSSLPGVNVTVSPKILTFSNYGEKKNFTVNFEVIAPTASTSPSAYRKGSYVFGSLTWQRSSKGKLRVKSPLAVRIITV; from the exons ATGGCTACTCCATATAGATTGAGCAAAATAAGTAACATTCTCTATCTAGTCGCTGTTGTTACTTGTTTATCTGTTCTTCAACTCCCTCATTGTTTCTCTTCTCATGCTTCTACTTCTAAG GTATATGTTGTCTACATGGGTAGTAGAGGAACAAATGAGAACCCAGATGAGATTTTGAAGCAAACCCACCAAATGCTCTCTCTTGTTCATGGAGGAAG TTTTGAACAAGCACAAGCATCCCACATTTATAGTTATAGACACAGTTTCAGAGGGTTTGCAGCTAAGCTTACAGAGGACCAAGCTCAGGAATTGACCA GAATCCCCGGTGTGGTTTCGGTGTTTCCGAACTTGAAAAGAAGTCTACATACCACTCATTCATGGGATTTCATGGGTCTTGACACAAATGAAGCAATGGAAATTTCAGGCTATTCCACTAAGAACCAAGAAAATGTCATTATTGGTTTCATTGATTCAG GAATATGGCCGGAATCGCCAAGTTTCAGTGATAGGAATATGCCTCCAGTGCCTTCAACATGGAGGGGAGAATGCCAAGCTGGGGAAGAATTTAATTCTTCATCCTGCAACAG GAAAGTGATAGGTGCTAGGTACTATGTAAGTGGGTATGAAGCCGAAGAAGAAAATTTCACAAGGATGGGGAAATTCAAATCTCCAAGGGATAGTTCTGGACATGGTAGCCACACAGCCTCAATAGCTGCTGGTCGATATGTCATGAACATGAATTTTAATGGCTTGGCTGCTGGAGGGGCTAGAGGAGGTGCACCCATGTCTAGGATTGCAGTATACAAATCATGTTGGGACTTTGGTTGCTATGATGTCGACTTATTGGCTGCTTTTGATGACGCTGTTAGAGATGGAGTTCATATCATATCTCTATCCTTGGGTCCCAGTTCTCCCCAGGGAGATTACTTTAGCGATGCAATCTCTATGGGATCATTCCATGCTACTAGTCGTGGAATTTTAGTTGTTTCTTCTGTTGGAAATGAGGGCAGTCAAGGTTCTGCAACAAATCTTGCACCATGGTTAATCACTGTAGCTGCCTCTTCAACAGATAGGGATTTTACTTCTGATGTAGTACTAGGAGACGGGTCTAGTTACAAG GGTGAAAGCCTTTCTCTTTTCGAGACAAATGCTTCCACAAGGATCATTGCTGCTTCAGAAGCCTATACTGGATACTTCACTCCTTACCAGTCCAG TTACTGTTTAGAAAGCTCATTGAATAGTACAAAGGCAAGAGGAAAGGTTTTGGTGTGCCGGCACGCTGAGAGTACTTCAGAGTCGAAGCTGGCAAAGAGCAAGATAGTAAGAGATGCAGGTGGGTCAGGGATGATTTTGATAGATGAAGTTGATAAAGATGTTGCTATTCCCTTTGTGATCCCTGCAGCTATTGTAACATCAGAGATTGGGGACAAGATTCTGTCATATATTAATCACACAAG GAGTCCGACAACTCAAATCTTTTCTCCGAAGACTGTAATAGGAACTTTACCTGCACCACGAGTGACTGCATTTTCTTCAAAAGGCCCCAATTCATTGACCCCGGAGATATTAAAG CCTGATGTTATGGCTCCTGGATTGAATATCCTAGCAGCCTGGTCTCCGGCCATTGGAAAGTTGAATTTCAACATTCTCTCAGGGACCTCTATGGCCTGCCCTCACATAGCAGGTATAGTAGCATTGATCAAAGCCGTGTATCCATCCTGGTCTCCTTCAGCTATAAAATCAGCAATCATGACGACTG CTACGGTGGTGGATAAGAACAGAAGACCCTTGACAGTAGATCCTACAGGCATAAATGGAACTCCATTTGATTATGGAGCAGGTTTCGTAAACCCAACAAGGGTTCTTAATCCTGGGCTTGTCTATGATGCACAAGACATTGATTACAAAGCTTTCCTTTGTGCTATTGGGTATGATGACAAGTCACTGCAGCTAATCACAAGAGACACTAACAGCATTTGTAACCATCAGTCAGTGATGTCTACCGCAGCAACTGCTTCAGACCTGAATTATCCATCAATCACAGTGCCCAATCTTAAGGACAGCTACTCGGTAAGGAGAACTGTGACAAACGTAGGAACACCAATGAGCGTTTATAAAGCAGTAGTGTCTTCACTACCTGGAGTTAATGTTACAGTGTCACCTAAGATTTTGACCTTCAGCAACTACGGGGAGAAGAAAAACTTTACTGTGAACTTTGAAGTGATTGCTCCAACTGCATCAACATCACCATCAGCATATAGAAAGGGATCATACGTATTTGGCTCTTTGACATGGCAGAGATCATCAAAAGGGAAGCTACGAGTCAAGAGCCCGTTGGCTGTCCGCATCATTACAGTCTAG